The following proteins are co-located in the Sphingobacteriia bacterium genome:
- a CDS encoding ankyrin repeat domain-containing protein, producing the protein MLSVTNQNFKKDYYIPNEILNLFDNENLNLKERVVLRKYFKNEPQAASFLVFKWLKDDSIHLGEVEGDFSIKSNYPARLSAFHFVSSLMLESDKMNEMVTTYDGKVHYDMDKSIINTAELFLSSEKYFYNLNKSDFSYNELFYKYPKLLLEIRNLANSRFVKNLSETEREKLSTFFENEDKELIHLIIFISLRYYTVPLYGLKREGKFKFIDYNYQLEPNYDYENLSIIITRLNLVIPVIEYVENLNKQGIEIDLIKKFLILSSVQDWLNYKLLQTEINEPTIIENLLIKGANPNAYYHNLYNFFHKAFGNWSDEYMIVLPGTTSNPMSSREKRFPAREETIKTLLNYGADPNLKDIYGMTAFYRAIYVNHEEMVELMLNLDAETQYVTKDLKNPLSLSLSSENMFNKFLEKGLNIKEVFKEGTFLFLSMVENAHINNIKTLFKSGLNINGLDYEGNTPLHFAVGYCSYDLKLIECLMELGANCELENVYGASPYGLAKQMELYDVIDIMEKYMRNSEPNIFEAEKSEGYRSIVDNELYIKDVNIIKKQ; encoded by the coding sequence ATGTTAAGCGTTACAAATCAGAATTTTAAAAAGGATTACTATATTCCTAATGAGATTTTAAATTTATTCGATAATGAAAATTTAAATTTAAAAGAAAGAGTAGTGTTAAGGAAATACTTTAAGAATGAACCTCAAGCTGCAAGCTTTCTGGTCTTTAAGTGGTTAAAAGATGATTCAATACATTTAGGTGAAGTTGAGGGTGATTTTTCAATTAAATCAAATTATCCCGCAAGACTTTCAGCTTTTCATTTTGTCTCAAGTTTAATGCTTGAGAGTGATAAAATGAATGAAATGGTAACAACTTATGATGGTAAAGTGCATTATGACATGGATAAAAGCATTATTAATACCGCTGAATTATTTTTATCATCAGAAAAATATTTTTATAATTTAAATAAATCTGATTTTTCATATAATGAGTTATTTTATAAATATCCAAAATTACTTTTAGAAATTCGCAATTTAGCAAATAGCAGATTTGTAAAAAATTTATCTGAAACTGAGCGTGAGAAATTATCAACTTTTTTTGAAAATGAAGATAAAGAATTAATACACTTAATAATTTTTATTTCATTACGATATTATACAGTACCTTTATATGGTTTAAAACGTGAAGGAAAATTTAAATTTATTGACTATAATTATCAATTGGAACCAAATTATGATTATGAAAACTTATCGATAATTATTACTAGGTTAAATTTAGTCATTCCTGTCATTGAATATGTGGAAAATTTAAACAAGCAGGGAATTGAAATTGATCTTATTAAAAAATTTCTTATCTTATCAAGTGTCCAGGATTGGTTAAATTACAAACTTTTGCAAACGGAAATTAATGAACCTACAATAATTGAAAACTTGCTTATAAAAGGCGCTAATCCAAATGCCTATTATCATAACCTTTATAATTTTTTTCATAAAGCATTTGGTAATTGGTCTGATGAGTATATGATCGTGCTTCCTGGTACAACTTCTAATCCTATGTCTAGTCGAGAAAAAAGATTTCCGGCAAGGGAAGAAACTATAAAAACGTTGTTGAATTATGGCGCTGATCCTAATTTAAAAGATATTTATGGAATGACTGCCTTTTATCGAGCAATCTATGTTAATCATGAAGAAATGGTAGAATTGATGCTTAACCTTGATGCTGAAACTCAATACGTGACTAAAGATTTAAAAAATCCTCTTAGTCTTTCATTAAGTAGTGAGAATATGTTTAATAAATTTCTTGAAAAAGGACTTAATATTAAAGAAGTGTTTAAGGAAGGGACGTTTTTATTTTTATCAATGGTAGAAAATGCTCATATCAATAATATAAAAACCTTATTTAAATCAGGATTAAATATTAATGGATTAGATTATGAAGGTAATACACCGTTACATTTTGCAGTAGGTTATTGTTCGTATGATTTAAAGCTAATAGAATGTTTAATGGAATTAGGGGCAAATTGCGAATTAGAAAATGTATATGGAGCATCTCCTTATGGACTGGCTAAACAAATGGAACTCTACGATGTAATTGATATTATGGAGAAATACATGCGTAATTCTGAACCTAATATATTTGAGGCAGAAAAGAGTGAAGGTTACAGATCAATTGTTGATAATGAATTGTATATCAAAGATGTTAATATTATAAAAAAACAATAG
- a CDS encoding flagellar basal body P-ring protein FlgI codes for MKKPVLTLIIRIILITCINAKISYASEARIKDIVNVEGIRENLLIGYGLVVGLNGTGDNLNNSAFTQKGLVDFLERLGINTRGANLKTKNIAAVTVTAVLPPFARQGSRIDVQVSTLGDAKSLQDGTLLATPLLGADGQVYAVSQGQVSIGGFDGKDKEGAKITRSVTTNATIINGAIIEREIPFRLESLDSIKLALHNPDLTTALQIAEAVNIANREDIAKAIDPGTVEVFIPVNHKKEIVRFLADIEQLVVYPDQAAKIVIDEASGTVVMGQTVRISPIAISQGNLTVIIKSQKNIENPEVDLRGENIAEDKPVADNAKKGNQMVVLPEGTTLGELVDALNSLGVGPRDLITILQTIKSAGALQSNIELR; via the coding sequence ATGAAAAAGCCGGTACTGACATTAATAATAAGAATAATTTTAATAACTTGCATAAATGCAAAAATTTCCTATGCATCGGAAGCAAGAATTAAAGATATTGTTAATGTTGAAGGGATTAGAGAAAACCTGCTTATTGGTTATGGATTAGTAGTAGGACTTAATGGCACAGGTGATAATTTAAACAATTCAGCATTTACGCAAAAAGGGCTTGTGGATTTCCTTGAAAGATTAGGCATCAATACGCGTGGTGCTAATTTAAAAACTAAAAACATAGCTGCTGTTACAGTAACCGCGGTACTACCACCTTTTGCAAGGCAAGGGAGTAGAATTGATGTTCAAGTAAGTACTCTTGGCGATGCTAAAAGTTTACAAGATGGTACATTACTTGCAACTCCTCTCTTAGGAGCTGATGGTCAAGTATATGCGGTATCACAAGGACAAGTCTCTATTGGTGGTTTCGATGGAAAAGATAAAGAGGGAGCTAAAATTACAAGAAGCGTTACAACGAACGCAACGATTATTAATGGCGCAATTATTGAAAGAGAAATACCTTTTAGATTAGAGAGCTTAGATTCAATTAAGCTTGCTTTACATAATCCAGATCTTACAACCGCTTTACAAATTGCTGAAGCTGTAAACATTGCAAATAGAGAAGATATCGCAAAAGCAATTGATCCAGGTACTGTAGAAGTATTTATACCTGTAAATCACAAAAAAGAGATCGTTAGATTTTTAGCTGACATTGAACAACTCGTAGTTTATCCAGACCAAGCTGCAAAAATTGTGATTGATGAAGCTTCTGGAACCGTAGTTATGGGGCAAACTGTAAGAATTAGCCCAATTGCGATTTCACAAGGTAATTTAACAGTAATTATTAAATCGCAAAAAAACATTGAAAACCCGGAAGTTGATCTTAGAGGCGAGAACATTGCGGAAGACAAGCCAGTTGCTGATAATGCAAAAAAAGGTAATCAAATGGTTGTTTTACCTGAAGGTACAACATTAGGTGAGCTTGTTGACGCTCTAAATTCATTAGGTGTTGGACCACGTGACTTAATAACAATTCTTCAAACAATTAAATCTGCAGGAGCTTTGCAGTCTAATATTGAGTTAAGATAG
- a CDS encoding rod-binding protein, translating to MIPNSEIVTIDAVTKYHNSVKEINLAQKENSTLEAAENFSQLLIKQYLELALKNNIDEENIFNPGGAANHYQGFLIDEYAKVLSAPGNAGITEMVYAELIKLQEVGNGNQFK from the coding sequence ATGATACCAAATAGCGAAATCGTAACAATAGACGCAGTTACAAAATATCATAATTCAGTGAAAGAAATAAACCTTGCTCAAAAAGAAAATTCAACTTTAGAAGCAGCAGAAAATTTCTCACAATTACTCATTAAACAATATTTAGAGCTTGCATTAAAAAATAATATTGATGAAGAAAATATTTTTAATCCAGGTGGAGCTGCAAATCATTACCAAGGATTTCTAATTGATGAATATGCCAAAGTTTTAAGTGCTCCAGGTAATGCTGGAATAACTGAAATGGTTTACGCCGAACTTATAAAATTACAGGAGGTTGGCAATGGAAACCAATTTAAATGA
- the fliW gene encoding flagellar assembly protein FliW encodes MGNNVSLEATNKSIAIEEVKFESITTRFGAIQINKEKNITFPLGILGIEGVRSYCLADYPENKFPNFKVLQSLDDLNISFLVNPVTDFKIFDKKDLEECLNDLNIAQEELAIVLITSIHKNVGEEKARITVNMRAPIMIDTKNYVAYQYVFKNDNYSLQHEIN; translated from the coding sequence ATGGGTAACAATGTAAGTTTAGAAGCTACAAATAAAAGTATAGCTATAGAAGAAGTAAAATTTGAATCGATAACTACTAGATTTGGCGCTATTCAAATTAATAAAGAAAAGAATATTACTTTTCCATTAGGGATTTTAGGAATTGAAGGAGTACGTAGCTATTGTTTAGCTGATTACCCTGAAAATAAATTTCCTAATTTTAAAGTACTGCAATCATTAGATGATTTAAATATATCATTTCTTGTAAATCCAGTTACTGATTTCAAAATTTTTGATAAAAAAGATTTAGAAGAATGTTTGAATGATCTAAATATTGCTCAGGAAGAATTAGCGATCGTTTTAATCACTTCTATACATAAAAATGTTGGTGAAGAAAAAGCTCGTATTACAGTTAATATGCGCGCACCAATCATGATAGATACAAAAAATTATGTAGCTTATCAATACGTATTTAAAAACGATAATTATAGCTTACAACATGAAATTAACTAG
- the fliB gene encoding flagellin lysine-N-methylase, whose product MKLTSNPDLNCMVKDSEDYEVYQDGFLSDFKCIGDKCPDTCCKGWDMQLDRTTKSMYEFMMPELKDIIDNNGDHFIIKRDSKTDTCIKLEKGFCSIQKKHGENTLSDACFFYPRTMHKVGQRYHASAGFSCPETTRLTLFGENPFLMVSTHYPRIPYILKDYSNLVIPVEKIDEIHQFFKNLNDSEVTNKTLAKMLMLTRSLSNLPQEKWFDAINHLDKVALNLSPEIASQKLNPLYLLQSFIIIIKSCRKKITNRLQEVLNKAQQELEVKIDFETTDLIYDVDKFDFNNVTKKCLDNKLFVQHIMKRWLKGEISCFFYPFSGIGRNTVQRTQILIVKYALNYMLLSLNLINCEDVQNTTIQTIQSVSRFIDHLSDEKLFLKIIESYGWLEDSKLLGLLEDIDVK is encoded by the coding sequence ATGAAATTAACTAGTAATCCAGATTTAAATTGTATGGTAAAAGATTCAGAAGATTATGAAGTATATCAAGATGGTTTTTTAAGTGATTTTAAATGTATTGGGGACAAATGCCCTGATACATGTTGCAAAGGCTGGGATATGCAGTTAGATCGCACAACCAAATCTATGTACGAATTCATGATGCCTGAACTTAAAGATATAATTGATAACAATGGTGATCATTTCATTATAAAGCGTGATTCCAAAACAGATACTTGTATAAAATTAGAAAAAGGTTTTTGCTCAATACAAAAGAAACATGGCGAAAACACGCTTTCAGATGCATGTTTTTTCTATCCTCGCACAATGCATAAGGTCGGACAAAGATATCATGCTTCTGCCGGGTTTTCTTGTCCTGAAACCACAAGGTTAACATTATTTGGAGAAAATCCTTTTTTAATGGTTTCAACTCATTATCCACGAATTCCGTATATTTTAAAGGACTATTCAAATTTAGTTATTCCTGTTGAAAAGATTGATGAAATTCACCAATTTTTTAAAAATTTAAATGATAGTGAAGTAACTAATAAAACATTAGCTAAAATGTTAATGTTAACTAGATCACTTTCAAACCTTCCGCAAGAAAAATGGTTTGATGCTATTAATCATTTAGATAAGGTTGCGCTAAATCTTTCTCCAGAGATAGCTTCTCAAAAACTTAATCCTCTTTATTTACTTCAAAGTTTTATAATTATAATAAAATCTTGCCGTAAGAAAATTACAAACAGATTGCAAGAAGTTCTTAATAAAGCGCAACAAGAACTCGAGGTAAAAATTGATTTTGAAACTACAGATTTAATTTATGACGTAGATAAATTTGATTTTAATAATGTTACTAAAAAATGTTTAGATAATAAGCTATTTGTTCAACATATTATGAAAAGATGGCTTAAAGGTGAAATTTCTTGTTTCTTTTATCCATTTTCTGGTATTGGCCGTAATACAGTACAACGTACGCAGATTTTAATAGTTAAATATGCACTTAATTATATGTTATTAAGTCTTAATTTAATTAATTGTGAAGATGTTCAAAATACTACTATCCAAACTATTCAATCCGTTTCAAGATTTATTGATCATTTATCTGACGAAAAATTATTTTTAAAAATTATTGAAAGTTATGGTTGGCTTGAAGATAGCAAACTTTTAGGGTTACTGGAGGATATTGATGTTAAATAA
- a CDS encoding methyltransferase domain-containing protein translates to MLNNSIDQVVITTKIEAFGLLAKQKFIEAEKLLMDLLSYNPLDDEAIYLLSMVKHAKGETEVSKFLLNKAIEKNPHDARYWTELGAIAIEQNYLQEALNLFAQALKIKSDYPHALRGIATAYYLLRDFELSKEYYEQLVKIVPNDQTSIHMLKSLKGETTEAAPEAYVKNLFNKYADKFENHLKEKLDYKTPEEIARLVSTLKFNDNKLELKALDLGCGTGLAAEEILKFNDKFAFTGLDLSEKMVEISKAKNIYKKLHVGEILEYLKSNKKNFDLIVAADVFVYIGELSEIMQEVNRSLISPGYMVFSVEKNDDVDTFSLIPTSARYAHSKKYIEKLAKDNGFNIEIMEEIDLRKEGLDIIKGYLVIFCKA, encoded by the coding sequence ATGTTAAATAATTCAATCGATCAAGTAGTAATTACTACTAAAATTGAGGCCTTTGGACTTTTAGCTAAACAAAAATTTATTGAAGCTGAAAAATTACTTATGGATTTACTTAGCTATAACCCATTAGATGATGAAGCAATTTATTTACTTTCAATGGTGAAACATGCTAAAGGTGAAACTGAAGTTTCTAAATTTCTTTTAAATAAAGCTATTGAGAAAAATCCTCATGATGCTAGATACTGGACAGAGCTTGGAGCTATTGCTATTGAGCAAAATTACTTACAAGAAGCTTTAAACCTTTTTGCTCAAGCTTTAAAAATAAAAAGCGATTACCCTCATGCCTTAAGAGGGATTGCAACTGCATATTATTTACTTAGAGATTTTGAATTATCTAAGGAATATTACGAACAACTTGTTAAAATAGTACCTAATGATCAGACCTCTATCCATATGTTGAAATCGCTTAAAGGTGAAACAACAGAAGCTGCGCCAGAAGCATATGTGAAAAACTTATTTAATAAATACGCAGATAAGTTTGAAAACCATTTAAAAGAAAAACTTGATTATAAAACTCCTGAAGAAATCGCGAGGCTGGTATCAACACTTAAATTTAATGATAACAAACTTGAACTTAAAGCATTAGATTTAGGTTGCGGTACAGGACTTGCTGCCGAAGAAATTTTAAAATTTAATGATAAGTTTGCTTTTACAGGGCTTGATTTATCAGAGAAAATGGTTGAAATTTCTAAAGCTAAAAATATATATAAAAAATTACATGTCGGTGAAATATTAGAATATCTTAAATCGAATAAGAAAAATTTTGATTTAATAGTCGCCGCTGACGTGTTTGTTTATATTGGGGAATTATCAGAAATAATGCAGGAAGTTAACCGTTCACTTATATCGCCTGGTTATATGGTGTTTTCAGTAGAAAAAAATGATGACGTTGACACTTTCAGTTTAATTCCAACAAGTGCAAGATACGCTCATTCGAAAAAATATATTGAAAAATTAGCTAAAGATAATGGTTTTAATATAGAAATAATGGAAGAAATTGACCTAAGAAAAGAAGGCTTAGATATCATTAAAGGTTACTTAGTTATTTTTTGTAAAGCGTAA